One window of Halodesulfovibrio sp. genomic DNA carries:
- a CDS encoding GPO family capsid scaffolding protein — MLYTEFIKVAQSGTTMDGREIAPQDLREIAESYSPSTYEAVIWPEHERFFGNHGTVAAVEARENGELVELYAKFKPGWRFLEKNKEGQKLYSSIEIWDNFANSGKAYLAGIAITDTPASLGTEQIRLFTAQRTKHSEQAGEFYAGVELPSFFAAAAQPDEQKPEAYSLFQRLGAALFGSNITEPETQEESMKDDQFKQLLNALTDTQSAVNGLANKFESQQAAPQAPELAQEPVKTEPENNFSAQLEPLVNSMTKLSEQFGAMAQRMEGAAGGTSVPENANPASGNALI, encoded by the coding sequence ATGTTATACACAGAGTTTATCAAAGTTGCACAGTCCGGCACTACAATGGACGGGCGCGAAATTGCGCCACAGGATTTACGCGAGATTGCAGAATCCTACAGTCCAAGCACGTACGAAGCCGTAATTTGGCCGGAGCACGAACGCTTTTTTGGCAACCACGGAACCGTAGCCGCAGTGGAAGCACGCGAAAACGGGGAACTGGTGGAGCTATACGCCAAATTTAAGCCGGGCTGGCGTTTTTTGGAGAAGAATAAGGAAGGGCAGAAGCTCTATTCTTCCATAGAAATTTGGGACAACTTTGCTAACTCCGGTAAGGCGTACCTAGCCGGTATTGCCATTACCGACACACCTGCCTCGCTCGGAACCGAGCAGATTCGCCTGTTCACCGCACAGCGTACCAAGCATAGCGAGCAAGCCGGAGAATTTTACGCCGGCGTAGAGCTACCATCCTTTTTTGCTGCCGCAGCGCAGCCGGACGAACAAAAGCCAGAAGCCTATTCTTTATTCCAGCGTCTGGGCGCTGCGCTGTTCGGCAGCAATATCACAGAACCAGAAACACAAGAGGAAAGCATGAAGGACGACCAGTTTAAGCAGCTGCTTAATGCTTTAACCGATACCCAAAGCGCCGTTAACGGCTTGGCAAATAAGTTTGAAAGCCAGCAGGCAGCGCCGCAAGCACCGGAACTGGCGCAGGAACCGGTTAAGACCGAACCGGAGAATAACTTCTCCGCGCAGCTGGAGCCGCTTGTAAACAGCATGACAAAACTTTCTGAGCAGTTCGGCGCAATGGCGCAGCGCATGGAAGGTGCAGCCGGCGGAACATCCGTTCCGGAAAACGCCAACCCTGCCAGCGGCAACGCACTCATTTAG